In Leptolyngbya sp. NIES-2104, the genomic window TGTTTTTTAACCTCGTTAAACTACTTGCCAACCTGCGATGCAAATTTGTCTACCTGTTGTTTCGCTTCAGATCGGTTGCTTACGATCGGCAACTGTTCTTGGCGGGCAGTCGGATAGTATTCATTCGGACGAGGCGTTCCGAATACGTCGTATGCCAAGCCAGTGCTGACAAACAACCAACCTGCAATAAACAATGCAGGAATCGTGATGCTGTGAATCACCCAATAGCGAATGCTTGTAACAATGTCCCCAAACGGACGCTCACCAGTAGTACCTGCCAT contains:
- the psbE gene encoding cytochrome b559 subunit alpha, with the translated sequence MAGTTGERPFGDIVTSIRYWVIHSITIPALFIAGWLFVSTGLAYDVFGTPRPNEYYPTARQEQLPIVSNRSEAKQQVDKFASQVGK